Below is a genomic region from Brassica rapa cultivar Chiifu-401-42 chromosome A08, CAAS_Brap_v3.01, whole genome shotgun sequence.
ACTTTTAAAATGTAACTAGCTATTTGCAAGCTCAAATTTTTAAcactttttttatatatacatatattactaATTTTAACTTCATGTTATATATTCTACCTGATTTTAGGATACTTCTCTTTCATAGTTAGGTATATTTATAGATTGTAGTTTCCTCAATTGTTTCTTATGAAGAGAATAGAAACTTACCTTTgcattctgattttttttttgatgattatAAGTCTCCTCTTTCCATCAGTTGCCCTTCTTCCTTCATTTGAAATGTGGGAGATTGGTTTTGCCAGTGTTTGTATGGTATCCATATACTGGTTTCATTTATTTAGTGCTCTGGTTTATTCCCCCAGTATACCTGTACGAGTCATGCCTTGTCTTGTTGTTTCAAGTTAACAAATTATACTAAGTTACTAACTAACATTTAGTGACGAGGTATAATGTGATGTGAGCTGTTTTGATTACTGCTAGAAGAGGTCCAGAATTGTTTAGGTTTCGTCTTTCTGTTTCATTAGCTGTATTATAATTTATTGGTCTCTCTACTTGCTTGCTTGTGTGACGTAGTTAGTATTCATTGTCAACATAGATGTATTTTCAGTTCTTGAGTTTCACCAGTGTGGGCTTTTAAGCTTCTAGTCAACATAAATTGTCTTGCTTCCTTTGATATATATGACTTACATTAGTCATCCCTCTAACCTGCAGTCTCGGTAGTTAACCTAAGCATTTTATCTTTCTGAACGATTGTTTTTTGTTGTATGTCTATGCACTTGTACATTATTTAATTGCATTGGTCTTCACCCATAAGAATTTTCTTCTTCAGTGTGACTCATTTGGTTTCCTTTATTTGTGCATATAAAAGTCTAGACAGATCGATGTCCTGGCCTCTCTTTCAGTTTTGATGGTCACAAGTTATCTTCTTGTTGGTCCCTAACAGTTGGTTGGTTGCTTATTCTCGTGCTCCAGCCTCCAGTGTTGCTTCTTGTTTCTATGGTGCATAAATTTGATTAGAAGCTTTGTAATTTATGTAGCAATATCTTCTGGATTCACATTCAATTGATCTGGAATCATAATCTAAAAGAAGGATAGAGTtggtaaaaaaaatgtttagcgTTTCATCGTTTGAAGGTTCTATGCTGGGGTTATAGTTCGATGTAAAATGCTGTAtgctttaattttttgatttGTTAAATGTAGATTATATTTTTCCTCTGTTATATTCTTACTAATCTTCATCTGCCATATCAGGTATTTTGTAGTAAAAAGTAACAATTCAGAAAATTTTGAGTTATCTGTGCAACAAGGAGTATGGGCTACACAAAGAAGCAATGAAGCGAAACTTAATGAAGCTTTTGACACTGTGAATAATGTGATCTTGATATTCTCTGTCAACCGAACACGGCATTTCCAGGTAGTGTATTGGGTGAAAACGGGAACCACTTTCCTTATGTTGAAAGACTAATAGTTACATGTCCATCTGGTTGTTTTGTGTAATCTCTTCTTCATAGTGGTGTATTTGGTAGGCAGCGTTATGAGTCTAAATATCTTTCTTTTCACATACTGCTGTAGGGCTGTGCTAAGATGACATCCAGAATTGGTGGTTACATTGGTGGAGGAAACTGGAAAAATGAACATGGAACTCAACAGTATGGTGGGAACTTTTCAGTTAAATGGTTAAAGGTGTGTTGTTTTTTCTAAGCTTTCCCTTTGATCGATATAGTCCTTGCTCTGAATCCCGGTTTAGTTTAGTTCTTCTCTATGCGATTGAGCCTATATGGTCTTACACTTTCGATATTTGCTACGTCTATGTTTTCTCTGTTCTGGTATCGGTTCTGCTGATGTTAACAATGAGCTCTGTTACATGCTACTGAGAGCGAAAGGAGATGCTTTCGTAATGCAGAGTTAAATTGATTTGCAGATTTCACATGATTCATATGAGTGATTGTAATTCTTATCGTTCGTTGTAGTTGTGCGAACTGTCCTTCCACAAAACCCGGAATTTGAGGAATCCTTACAACGAGAACTTACCTGTGAAGGTACGTTGAACTTTTCACCATTATTTACGCTATCTAAGCTGGTCTCTTATTTAGGAGCGGTATCATTTGTTAGATACAAAACAACTCACTATGAATTAGGATCTTTATGTGAATATACCGGCCGCAGTGGCTAAACTGTCCCATGGTGGCCACACTTGCATGATTACGAAAATACTTTGTTATTACTGATACAGTGATTACTAAGTATTGTGCTAGCAGCTTAATGGTCATTGTGTAATGTTTATGTTTATTGAGCATTTGCACGTAAGGGAGTCACCTTTATCTTACTCTTTTGGTTCAATGACTGTAGATAAGCAGAGACTGTCAAGAGTTAGAGCCCTCCGTTGGTGAGGAGCTGGCTTCCTTGCTTTATCTGGAACCAGATAGCAAGCTTATGGTATACATTCTCTTTTGTTGCTTGCTTCTTCTTTTATTACTGATGAGCTTGGCCTTATGCTTCATCAAATTTTGTTTTCCCATGAAATACAAGGCAATCTCCATAGCTGCGGAAGCCAAacgagaagaagagaaagcaaAGGGCGTGAATCCAGAGAGCAGAGCTGAGAACCCAGACATCGTCCCATTTGAGGACaacgaagaagaggaagaggaagaagatgaaagcgaggaggaagaagatggcATGGCGAACGGTCCTCAAggcagaggaagaggaagagggatgATGTGGCCTCCTCAAATGCCTATGGGACGTGGAATCAGACCAATGCCCGGAATGGGAGGTTTCCCTCTCGGAGTAATGAACCCGGCAGATGCTTTTCCCTATGGACCTGGTGGCTATAACGGTATGCCAGATCCATTTGGTATGGGTCCAAGACCCTTTGGACCATATGGACCGAGGTTCGGTGGTGATTTCAGAGGACCTGTACCGGGGATGATGTTTCCCGGTAGGCCTCCGCAACAGTTTCCACATGGAGGTTATGGTATGATGGGAGGCTCAGGGCGTGGTGGACCGCTTATGGGAGGAATGGGAAACGCTCCCCGAGGAGGAGGCAGGCCAATGTATTATCCACCAGCTACAACAACAGCATCATCAGCACGTCCTGGCCCTACTTCTTCCAACAGGAGAACAACACCTGAGAGAAGCGATGACAGAGGGGCGGTGGATGAATCTCATGAGATGGAGCAGTTTGAGGTTGGAAACAGTTTGAGAAACGAAGAGACTGAAAGTGAAGACGAAGACAAAGCTCCTAGACGATCAAGGCATGGAGACAAGCGTCGGTGAAAAACTGTTTTCCTAAGATTCTATCAATGAGAGTTTACTTGTCTATTGGATTTagcagatttttgttttttttttaatgttttgtatTTTCAGACTCGTGTTTAGTGATTAGaaactaaaaaattatatatcatctgtttttattgatatttttttgccaGCCTATATTTGGtaagaaactaaaaaataatactcTTCTTCATTCTTGTTCTTTGGTAAGAGCAACCTCAAGACACATGTGGCCTGGTTTGCCATCCATGGTTTTCCTTACTACGGCACGGTGATCACCAGCCAGAGGCGTTGAAGGATCAGAGCAACACTTGTAACTAATGTAGAAGATTGCGTTATCAGCTTTGAGCTTCTCACTAGGCTCTGTTGTGTAATCTTCAAAAGTTTCGACAACAACGTTCTTGAGCTCCAAGGGTAggtaagcatccaaacactgcAATTACAATCATAAGAGGGGGAAGATAACAAGTTTCAATTTGTTGCTTTGGGAGAGAGAGGACAcgaaaattgcaaaaaaaaaaaaaaaaaaaaaagaaagaagaaaagtaCATACACGATCTGATTTGGAGAAGAAGGCGACTTCCATGAGAAGTTGAAGCCAGTCATTGTCATGCAGCTCTGATTCTGGCACCTGCGAAGGAAACCAAACTAGGTTACTAACTGAAacatataaaagtaaaaaaattccATGAATAGATCATCTGATGTTATTACCACGTAATACTTTTTACTGTCACGTTCCAAGGCTTCATCAGAAAACCATTTGGGCATTGGAACTTTGTAGAACTCATTTATTCCAGGTGTGTCCTCGTCCCATACATCATCAATAGGCTGGTTATCTGATGTCAGAAAACAGTTAGtccactttaaaaaaaaagagttatccATAAACTTGTGTGTTTATTAAAAAGCGCAGGGCCAAGGTCACCttacatatttgtttaattctGGAGGCTAAGGTAAACCAGGTAATCCTAGCCCCCAACGAAAGGCGGCGTCCTGCATCGCCAAACTGAGTCTGAAAAGAGCAGACAGAGCCA
It encodes:
- the LOC103835212 gene encoding 30-kDa cleavage and polyadenylation specificity factor 30 — encoded protein: MEDADGLSFDFEGGLDSGPIQPTASVPVAPLENQSSAAVNLTPSYDHSSAAAAGAGRGRSFRQTVCRHWLRGLCMKGDACGFLHQYDKARMPICRFFRVHGECREQDCVYKHTNEDIKECNMYKLGFCPNGPDCRYRHAKLPGPPPPVEEVLQKIQQLTSYNYGPNRFYQPRNAAPQLGDVKPQVQVQTQEPGNLQQQQQQQPQQSQHQVSQTQTQTQTQNTADQTSHPLPRGLNRYFVVKSNNSENFELSVQQGVWATQRSNEAKLNEAFDTVNNVILIFSVNRTRHFQGCAKMTSRIGGYIGGGNWKNEHGTQQYGGNFSVKWLKLCELSFHKTRNLRNPYNENLPVKISRDCQELEPSVGEELASLLYLEPDSKLMAISIAAEAKREEEKAKGVNPESRAENPDIVPFEDNEEEEEEEDESEEEEDGMANGPQGRGRGRGMMWPPQMPMGRGIRPMPGMGGFPLGVMNPADAFPYGPGGYNGMPDPFGMGPRPFGPYGPRFGGDFRGPVPGMMFPGRPPQQFPHGGYGMMGGSGRGGPLMGGMGNAPRGGGRPMYYPPATTTASSARPGPTSSNRRTTPERSDDRGAVDESHEMEQFEVGNSLRNEETESEDEDKAPRRSRHGDKRR
- the LOC103835571 gene encoding UPF0725 protein At5g63820; translated protein: MDNKESSDLENLPTSPMAKRARTRETTGERLRRPLPRSIDLRNHDLAYGFDMYYNDEPLKLVPSTWSKNYGIGLYGRIGLQCYNLQQGTNLKFKRLEKHSSKDTSLFSLYITLEATDPATGSVCSFQTQFGDAGRRLSLGARITWFTLASRIKQIYNQPIDDVWDEDTPGINEFYKVPMPKWFSDEALERDSKKYYVVPESELHDNDWLQLLMEVAFFSKSDRCLDAYLPLELKNVVVETFEDYTTEPSEKLKADNAIFYISYKCCSDPSTPLAGDHRAVVRKTMDGKPGHMCLEVALTKEQE